In Gimesia panareensis, the genomic window GCGTGGCAGGGAGTTGGACTTCAACGGGCAGAAAGGAAGCTGCAGCGGTTGTCTCGGCATCCCGCTTTTTCAGTTCCCGCCGCCAGTAGTGGTAAGCTGGTTCGCTCAGTCCTTCACGCTGACAGAAGGCACGGATCGAGAGTCCGGACTGCAGTCGGTCTGAAAGGGTTTGTCGCCAGAACGCTTCACGGTTCGGGTTCCGTCGCTGGTCGGCACGCGGGGTTGACTGGGATGCGGACATCGCTTTTGCTCCTGAATATGCTGGTGGTTGAAACACATGCAGAATACAACAGCCGTCAAGGTGTATTTTGTGGGCCGGTTACAACTGATGTAGGCCTTCGACAGCCTTCGTAGCAATCGCCTTACTCGCATCAGGGAACTCTGAGAAATATTTTTTGCCGGGCACAAGCTTTGGAAGACGAAAACCACCCGCGACTGAACCGAAAAACACAGGAGTCTGTTGATACCCAAGTTTCGCGGCGCTCGCTCGTACTTCTTTCATGACCTCGTCGACAATTTCACCAAACTCGGCTCCGTCTTCAGCTGACTTGAGGTGATTCATAAACGCAAACGACAGTAGGCCATGACGTTTTACT contains:
- the tnpA gene encoding IS66 family insertion sequence element accessory protein TnpA translates to MSASQSTPRADQRRNPNREAFWRQTLSDRLQSGLSIRAFCQREGLSEPAYHYWRRELKKRDAETTAAASFLPVEVQLPATPIEIVFSQGTSVRVGNGCDQTTLETVLAALEQRAC